The Chryseobacterium indicum genome contains a region encoding:
- a CDS encoding T9SS type A sorting domain-containing protein, translating into MKKKSISKIFMAVLCTTSVHAISKPPKILHGNAAVKKLTERTLPPFVYDLDPGFTIQQNVNQKGLLIISGKLKKPFTPDDVKLVIKYKDELGNWTTGWSKLLYSYNQYNENLTAMLEIPASSLASYNVKIELSSNSNINNFNSITWEKSISHYKASDYANSFCDLDENEYTMLLTPRKNGTVITDANGKVTGVKDRITSDHYWNKLGNIIMDNKKNDVIFSPTIPAILNDINGIKSVKMDNQGGTNTVLGSTPQFIYNSQSGHPTPYLYTYDDPVYIFAGKFSTDGFLLDFSQWEGDADGVGYHNFKVPNQLKSRYFNLTNTITEKLSEIINDQEPVVIVSSAATGFRIYKSDGTYKTLTGFSNYGSMLFGYGDDQGGARRGSGSEHLIISNTPEMTLYGVGTLRNSVKPHNYQTIRTLSDIEREIYKFIRYTGIFQNSTAYDDNTEYKTNCYTINSGATSDYTVVDWTLAPNSYIFTGKDKNGNAVEGLNIPVKKAYEMWARGGEFMRDEQGNYTPIPSGTENAGLYWEDEVGLIKSVSLEGTGENAKIKVLVNKLKEGNAVVSYKVNDKVYWTWHVWVTDDPRNGSTYNQGFELDKNGNPISDWRWMDRNLGATTANLTGHDFRRAGGLQYQWGRKDPFPSNYKDFSTYMIRGEVGTLNGSVPTKYRGNLYAPSDNTGFDSPNGNIRYSINNPINYIIPPVYVYKIGETPNSNGENYVIQGPSVTDWDRKELTTWFSKSKYKNFNPSNHYDNVTWDLWADTRGGKWSNMNTSLTIEANESRRYAMKSPYDPCPCEWRVPSSYSSVDVEPRTNPWGKSGSLNSTDIKPDVQNTTFPGIIVYPGYGFDLSNITDGRKLGMLPINGNYEYYPQSISLKDGSNINRDANKLFKNPTIGFQDQHSDGGLHTTTFFSSIGNPGEQPLTGTRGLVLISDAGNVPKHSSVGFHHISTNKIIEGNTYESRGVRCIKDPNNAYMPTAFETEYINTPASQYTLEQLKSWTKEPNSYVEYTNPTLNVSAANKDRVIDIPLRKAYAMNKLYLSQNNEMPSGSAKSFSVVWTTDPQLISSMEIIGGDGSIENAKLRVILNEGRTGNAVVAFHLGNSIGNPWSNGNNSDPVMWSWHIWAPKSVIQEQPEFSTETVANGGVKQANSQFVSPVNSYYGVPLKTILMDRDLGALGPFLNQHMVEQGLYGPFYYNAGNANYYGNAIIQNIKDSGGLHYQWGRKDPIPVFYYPGGYFEHSAGSSGTTRDLFRKYTIFRQIGINNSTPVYSTGINEDNYIANYTKEYSAYSNTITTNDTTENKIKKVLKYSVNNPSTFLYQNTPSNSDWISNENGLSQDRWGHANEKSPYDPCPEGWRIPDLQGVGTNGVDIFDGFLSYGKGNTPWFYNAKFEETVNVNGVTKIMPRYGLDPLKDNTFVSNEAYDIKKMNYLGGYVRAKDGTAPGTTKRAQTRYGFILNRPEYNIGNFANNGIRGFDGGNSLNMVNSLITYSGIWTAASMGSKALGMFFKTEISAVENPDPYNLKLYYFTPSFTFKPQAAMSCRCAKIEYDANGNEIGRYEPFAIAVPKNTTGKAANVFAQKQIEEIKKDEKKLSVFPNPVKSLLYINADDKDYFYQIYNSSGQLVKEGKFENKKADLSTLPQGMYLVRINNAETVVKIIKE; encoded by the coding sequence ATGAAAAAAAAATCAATTTCAAAGATTTTTATGGCAGTACTTTGTACTACTTCTGTTCATGCTATTTCCAAACCTCCAAAAATTCTTCATGGAAATGCAGCAGTTAAAAAATTAACAGAGAGAACTTTACCTCCTTTCGTTTATGATCTTGATCCTGGCTTTACTATTCAGCAAAATGTAAATCAAAAAGGTCTTCTTATTATCAGTGGTAAATTAAAGAAGCCTTTTACACCAGATGATGTAAAGCTTGTGATTAAATATAAAGACGAGCTAGGGAATTGGACAACAGGATGGTCAAAACTATTGTACTCTTATAATCAATATAATGAAAATCTTACTGCAATGCTGGAAATTCCGGCATCTTCACTGGCTTCTTACAATGTTAAAATTGAATTAAGCTCTAATTCTAATATTAATAATTTTAACAGTATAACGTGGGAAAAATCTATAAGCCATTACAAAGCTTCAGACTACGCAAATAGCTTTTGTGATTTAGATGAAAATGAATATACAATGCTTTTAACTCCGAGAAAGAACGGAACGGTAATTACTGATGCTAATGGAAAAGTTACGGGAGTTAAAGACAGGATAACTTCCGATCACTATTGGAATAAGCTGGGAAATATCATTATGGATAATAAAAAAAATGATGTCATATTTTCTCCCACTATTCCAGCTATATTAAATGATATAAATGGAATAAAGTCTGTAAAAATGGATAATCAGGGAGGTACTAATACCGTATTAGGATCTACTCCACAATTTATCTACAACAGCCAATCCGGACATCCAACACCTTACCTGTACACTTATGATGATCCTGTTTACATTTTTGCAGGCAAGTTTTCCACAGATGGGTTCTTATTGGATTTCAGCCAATGGGAAGGTGATGCAGATGGAGTGGGTTATCATAATTTTAAAGTTCCCAATCAATTAAAAAGCAGGTATTTCAACCTTACCAATACTATTACAGAAAAACTATCTGAAATCATTAATGATCAAGAACCTGTTGTTATTGTTTCAAGTGCTGCAACAGGTTTCAGAATATATAAAAGCGACGGTACTTATAAAACATTAACTGGTTTTAGTAATTATGGTTCCATGCTTTTTGGATATGGTGATGATCAGGGAGGAGCAAGAAGAGGGTCAGGTTCAGAACATTTAATCATTTCGAATACTCCGGAAATGACTCTTTATGGAGTCGGAACATTAAGAAATAGCGTGAAGCCGCATAACTATCAGACAATAAGAACCTTATCTGATATTGAAAGAGAAATATATAAGTTTATTAGATATACTGGTATTTTTCAAAATTCTACAGCTTATGACGATAATACCGAATATAAAACCAACTGCTATACAATAAATTCGGGAGCAACTTCTGATTACACAGTTGTAGACTGGACATTAGCTCCAAATAGTTATATTTTTACAGGAAAAGATAAAAATGGAAATGCTGTGGAGGGTCTTAATATTCCTGTGAAAAAAGCTTACGAAATGTGGGCTAGAGGAGGTGAGTTCATGAGAGATGAGCAGGGCAACTACACTCCTATTCCATCAGGAACTGAAAATGCAGGCTTATATTGGGAGGATGAAGTTGGGTTAATTAAATCAGTTTCATTAGAGGGCACCGGAGAAAATGCAAAAATTAAAGTCCTTGTTAACAAACTTAAAGAAGGTAACGCTGTTGTTTCTTATAAAGTAAATGATAAAGTATACTGGACTTGGCATGTTTGGGTAACAGATGATCCTAGAAATGGAAGTACATATAATCAAGGTTTTGAACTGGATAAAAATGGAAACCCAATTTCCGACTGGAGGTGGATGGATAGAAACTTAGGAGCTACTACAGCAAATCTAACAGGTCACGATTTCCGAAGAGCAGGTGGACTTCAATATCAATGGGGAAGAAAAGACCCGTTCCCTTCAAATTATAAAGACTTTTCAACATATATGATTAGAGGAGAAGTAGGAACATTAAACGGATCAGTACCAACAAAATATAGAGGTAATTTGTATGCTCCAAGTGATAACACCGGATTTGATTCTCCAAACGGAAACATTAGATATTCTATTAATAATCCAATTAATTATATTATTCCTCCTGTATATGTTTACAAAATTGGAGAAACGCCTAACAGCAATGGTGAAAACTATGTTATACAGGGACCTTCGGTAACAGATTGGGATAGAAAAGAGCTTACAACATGGTTTTCAAAAAGTAAATATAAAAACTTCAACCCCTCAAATCATTATGATAATGTTACTTGGGATTTATGGGCTGATACCAGAGGTGGTAAATGGAGCAATATGAACACTTCTCTTACTATAGAAGCTAATGAGAGTAGAAGATATGCTATGAAATCACCTTATGATCCGTGCCCTTGTGAATGGAGAGTTCCTTCTTCTTATTCATCAGTTGATGTTGAACCTAGAACTAATCCTTGGGGGAAATCCGGAAGTTTAAATAGTACTGATATAAAACCGGATGTTCAAAATACAACGTTTCCAGGTATCATAGTGTATCCGGGTTATGGCTTTGATCTATCAAACATCACAGATGGCAGAAAATTGGGTATGCTTCCTATTAATGGCAACTATGAATATTATCCACAATCCATATCGTTAAAGGATGGTAGTAATATAAACAGAGATGCTAACAAATTATTTAAAAACCCGACAATTGGATTCCAAGACCAGCATAGTGATGGAGGTTTACATACTACCACATTCTTCTCTTCTATTGGCAATCCGGGAGAGCAACCTCTTACAGGAACAAGAGGACTTGTATTAATCTCAGATGCAGGAAATGTACCCAAACATTCCAGCGTAGGATTCCATCATATTTCAACAAATAAAATTATTGAAGGAAACACATATGAATCAAGAGGTGTACGTTGCATAAAAGATCCTAACAATGCTTATATGCCGACCGCATTTGAGACAGAATACATAAATACGCCAGCTTCACAATATACTTTAGAGCAATTAAAAAGCTGGACAAAAGAACCAAATAGCTATGTAGAATATACGAATCCAACACTAAATGTAAGTGCGGCGAATAAAGATAGAGTTATTGATATACCCCTAAGAAAGGCTTATGCGATGAATAAGCTTTATCTGTCACAAAATAATGAAATGCCTTCAGGAAGCGCAAAATCATTTTCTGTTGTTTGGACGACAGATCCTCAACTAATTTCTAGTATGGAAATTATTGGTGGAGATGGTTCAATAGAAAATGCAAAACTAAGAGTTATTTTAAATGAAGGCAGAACAGGAAATGCAGTTGTAGCTTTCCACTTGGGAAATTCTATAGGAAATCCTTGGTCAAATGGAAACAATAGTGATCCGGTAATGTGGAGCTGGCATATCTGGGCTCCAAAATCTGTAATTCAGGAACAGCCTGAGTTTTCTACTGAAACAGTTGCTAACGGAGGAGTGAAACAAGCAAATAGCCAATTTGTATCTCCAGTAAACAGCTATTATGGAGTTCCGCTAAAGACTATTTTAATGGATAGGGATCTTGGTGCATTGGGACCTTTCCTAAATCAGCACATGGTAGAGCAAGGTCTTTATGGTCCTTTCTATTATAATGCCGGAAATGCAAATTATTACGGAAATGCCATAATACAAAACATTAAAGATAGTGGAGGTTTACACTACCAATGGGGCAGAAAAGATCCTATTCCCGTATTTTATTATCCTGGAGGCTATTTTGAACATTCAGCAGGTAGTAGTGGTACTACACGCGATTTATTCAGAAAATATACTATTTTTAGGCAAATTGGTATCAACAACAGTACACCAGTATATTCTACAGGTATTAATGAAGATAATTATATTGCAAATTACACGAAAGAATATAGTGCTTATTCAAATACGATTACAACAAACGACACAACAGAAAATAAAATTAAAAAAGTCTTAAAATATTCAGTTAATAATCCTTCAACATTCTTATATCAAAATACTCCTAGCAATTCGGATTGGATATCTAATGAAAACGGATTGTCACAAGACAGATGGGGACACGCAAACGAGAAATCTCCCTATGATCCATGTCCGGAAGGATGGAGAATTCCAGATTTACAAGGTGTAGGAACAAACGGTGTTGATATTTTTGATGGATTCTTGTCTTATGGAAAAGGAAATACACCATGGTTTTATAATGCAAAATTTGAAGAGACAGTGAATGTAAACGGCGTAACCAAAATTATGCCTCGCTATGGCCTAGACCCATTAAAAGATAATACTTTTGTTAGTAATGAAGCATACGATATAAAGAAAATGAATTATCTAGGAGGATATGTAAGAGCAAAAGACGGAACAGCACCTGGAACAACGAAAAGAGCGCAAACAAGATATGGGTTTATACTTAATAGACCGGAATATAATATTGGAAATTTTGCCAATAATGGCATTAGAGGGTTTGATGGTGGCAATAGCTTAAATATGGTAAACTCACTTATTACTTATTCAGGAATTTGGACTGCAGCTTCTATGGGCAGCAAAGCATTAGGAATGTTTTTTAAAACAGAAATTAGTGCTGTTGAGAATCCAGATCCATATAATTTAAAATTGTATTATTTCACTCCGTCATTCACATTTAAACCTCAAGCTGCTATGTCTTGCAGATGCGCAAAAATAGAGTACGATGCTAATGGAAACGAAATCGGAAGATACGAACCATTCGCTATTGCAGTTCCTAAAAACACAACAGGAAAAGCTGCAAACGTTTTTGCACAAAAGCAAATCGAAGAAATCAAAAAAGACGAGAAAAAACTTTCAGTTTTTCCAAACCCTGTAAAAAGTCTTCTTTACATCAATGCTGACGACAAAGACTATTTCTACCAAATTTACAATTCTTCGGGACAATTGGTGAAAGAAGGAAAATTCGAGAATAAAAAAGCAGATCTTTCCACATTGCCTCAGGGAATGTATTTAGTAAGAATTAATAATGCAGAAACTGTTGTGAAAATTATTAAAGAATAA
- a CDS encoding serine acetyltransferase, which translates to MTENYSILQKDFYRESGKWLSPFQIWTKCINPNLHFIYVLRKSQQYLKTPLLNIFWKLALRHYQIKYGFQIYPETEIGEGFYLGHWGSLVINPKVRIGKNCNIAQGVTLGQQNRGKNQGFPVIGDEVWIGTNAVIVGGITIGNNVLIAPNAYVNFDIPENSVVMGNPAKIYESGNATEGYINNKI; encoded by the coding sequence ATGACAGAAAACTATTCCATTCTTCAGAAAGATTTTTACAGAGAAAGCGGAAAATGGCTTTCTCCATTTCAGATCTGGACAAAATGCATCAATCCGAACCTGCATTTTATTTATGTTTTAAGAAAGAGCCAACAATATCTAAAAACACCGTTGCTGAATATTTTCTGGAAATTGGCTTTAAGGCATTATCAGATTAAGTACGGCTTTCAGATCTATCCCGAAACAGAAATCGGAGAAGGATTTTATCTGGGACATTGGGGAAGTCTGGTCATCAATCCAAAAGTAAGAATCGGAAAAAACTGCAATATTGCACAGGGAGTTACTCTTGGGCAGCAGAATCGCGGAAAAAATCAGGGATTCCCTGTCATCGGAGACGAAGTATGGATCGGAACCAATGCCGTTATTGTAGGAGGAATCACCATCGGAAACAATGTCCTTATTGCGCCAAATGCCTATGTAAATTTTGATATCCCTGAAAATTCTGTTGTGATGGGCAATCCGGCAAAAATTTATGAATCCGGAAATGCAACCGAAGGTTATATTAACAATAAGATCTAA
- a CDS encoding glycosyltransferase, which produces MAKKKKILIRIGSLRHGGAEKVLVTFLKNLSPDKYEIDLLLNLNSGKYLPEVPDWINILHLHQGEMITTNRPHEIPRKAARVIHEKILKKFPNLLYKGKLKNKKYDIEFAAIHGMRDEILGSPLKSSKKIVWIHNDLSQVKGYTNDEIRKFFGFDKIMVISEKIEQLFHNLAKNETEKQKIVKIYNPLDTDEFISKANQPVLNYQFDENIPTFISVGTIFPQKGFDRLLKVHQKLLEEGFQHKVLIVGDGYDFENIEQLKSELGVDETATMLGFTDNPYPYFKKAEFYILSSRYEGFPTVLFEAITLKKKIICTEVSGANEMLNNGELGLIVENSEEGIYNGMKKALAEPEFFEKYCKKLLNYEIPFNLENSVSKIVSILDEL; this is translated from the coding sequence ATGGCTAAAAAAAAGAAAATCCTCATCCGTATAGGCTCTCTGCGTCATGGTGGTGCAGAAAAAGTTTTGGTGACTTTTTTGAAAAATTTATCTCCTGACAAGTATGAGATTGATTTGCTGCTGAATCTGAATTCAGGAAAATATTTGCCTGAAGTACCTGACTGGATCAATATTCTGCATCTTCATCAAGGTGAAATGATTACCACGAATCGTCCTCACGAAATCCCGAGAAAAGCAGCAAGAGTTATTCATGAAAAAATACTGAAAAAGTTCCCGAATCTTCTTTACAAAGGAAAGTTAAAAAATAAAAAGTACGACATCGAATTCGCAGCCATTCACGGAATGCGGGATGAAATTTTAGGTTCTCCTTTAAAAAGTTCAAAAAAAATCGTCTGGATTCATAACGATCTTTCACAGGTAAAAGGTTATACCAATGATGAAATCCGTAAGTTTTTCGGTTTTGACAAAATCATGGTGATTTCTGAAAAAATTGAGCAGCTTTTTCATAATTTAGCTAAAAATGAGACTGAAAAACAGAAAATTGTAAAAATTTACAACCCTTTAGACACAGACGAATTTATTTCAAAAGCAAATCAGCCAGTTTTGAATTATCAATTTGATGAAAATATTCCCACCTTTATTTCAGTCGGAACTATTTTTCCACAAAAAGGATTCGACAGGCTATTGAAAGTTCATCAAAAACTTTTAGAAGAAGGTTTTCAGCACAAAGTTTTAATTGTTGGTGACGGTTATGATTTCGAAAATATTGAACAACTAAAATCAGAGCTTGGCGTTGATGAAACAGCGACGATGCTTGGTTTTACAGATAATCCTTATCCTTATTTTAAAAAAGCGGAGTTTTATATTTTAAGTTCGAGGTATGAAGGTTTCCCAACTGTTCTTTTTGAAGCGATTACCCTGAAAAAGAAAATTATCTGCACAGAAGTTTCCGGAGCGAACGAAATGTTAAATAATGGCGAGCTGGGCCTGATTGTGGAAAATTCTGAAGAAGGAATTTACAACGGTATGAAGAAAGCATTAGCTGAACCTGAATTTTTCGAAAAATATTGTAAAAAACTTCTGAATTACGAAATACCTTTCAATCTGGAAAATTCGGTAAGCAAAATTGTTTCTATTCTGGATGAATTGTAA